Genomic DNA from Thalassoroseus pseudoceratinae:
TGCGGGATTGCCTCCGTGAGTGAGGCTGCTGAGCCGTCCGCGACGTCGTCTCCGCAAGCAACAACGAACCTGCGACCCGGTCACGATTGGCCGAAATTCCTCGGTCCCGACGGCACCGGGGTTTCGCAGGAAACGAACCTCCTCAGTGAGTGGCCGGAGGGCGGTCCCAAAGTGGTCTGGAAGCAACAGATCGGCACGGGCTACAGTGCGCCTTCGGTTCGGAATGGTCGGCTCGTCATTTTCCATCGGCTAGAAGACGAGGAAATCATCGAGTGCCAGAACGCAGCGACTGGGGAATCAATCTGGAAGACGAGCTATCCGTCAACGTACTCCGACCCCTACGGCTACAACAATGGTCCACGTTGCACACCGTTGCTCACTGAGGAACGGTGTTTCACCTACGGGGCCGAAGGCAAGCTGGTCTGTACCGACCTGCAAACTGGCAAGCAACTCTGGAAGCGGGATGTCAAAGCGGATTGGAAATTGCCCCAGGCGTTCTTTGGAATCGGTTGCACGCCGATTTTAGAAGGCGACCGGTTAATCGTCTTGGTCGGTGGACAGCCAAATTCCGGCGTGGTCGCATTTGATTCCAAGACCGGAAAGACGCTGTGGGAGAACGTCGGCAAGTCGACTTGGGACGGCGTTGAGACCGGTTATCGTGATGGCGATACTTACAAGTGGACCGGTGAAGAACAAATCGTGAGTTACTCCTCACCCATTGCCGCCACGATTCACGGGAAGCGTCATGTGTTGTGCTTGTTGCGGCATGGTCTGGTATCGCTCGATCCTGAAAATGGTGAACTTCGCTTCAAACACTGGTTCCGCGTCCGCAATCATGAATCTGTCAACGCGGTCCGTCCGGTTGTCATTGATGGCGACAAGATTTTTCTGACGGCCGCCTATAAAGCCGGTTCCGTTTTGCTGAAAGTTGCAGCGGATGGAAAATCTGTCAGCGAACTTTGGAAAGATCGCGACAACCTTCAAGGACACTGGTCGACACCGATTGAAGTCGATGGCTACATCTACGGCTTCTCTGGCCGACACGAACATGAAGGCGAATTCCGGTGCGTCTCCGTCAAGACTGGGAAAGTCGAATGGTCCACGAGCGGATACGAAGGTGATCTCGACAAACTACCGATTCTCGCACTCAATCGTCGCACAGGTGAGGTCATTAACCGAACCACGAACGAACGTGTGACCCCGCCGTTCTTCGGTCGTGGTTCACATATTCGGGTAGGGAACCGATTTATCATCCTTGGTGAATACGGCACGCTTTCGTTAGCCGAGGTCAATCCAAAGAAATACGTGGAACTTGAACGAACCTATTATCCAGAGATCCATTACCCCGCCTGGCCGGCTCCCGTATTGTCACGCGGGCGGCTTTATTTGCGTAGCGAAGATTACCTCGTCTGCTTGGAGTTGTCGGCTGCGAAATAGCATTTGTGGTCAAGCGGATTCCGGCGGGGATGATTGGCAGATCGGGCAGTAAAAGGTTGATCGCTGGGCTTGCACGACTCGCTGGATCGGTGTTTCCTGGCAGGTCGGGCAAAGTTCCTCGGCACGAGCGTAGACTCGGTGTTCGTTTTGATACCCGCCTGCCTTGTTCAATGCATTTCGATATGTGCCATCGGAGAGTGTTGAACCTTCGTAGCGAATGGCGTCGGAGAGTATCTGTCGAACAGCATCGTGGAGCCGATCAATCTCGGTTTCGGTCAAACTCGAACACAATGTAAACGGCGAAATGCCGGACAGATGAAGGATTTCACTCGCGTAGAGATTGCCGATCCCCGCAACAATCTTCTGATCGAGCATGGCGACCTTGATGGCACGGTTGGTTTTCTGGAGACGTTGAGTCCATTCCTCACGATCGATCGTCAGGGCATCCGGGCCGAGTTTGACGGTACGCAACTCATCGAATTCCGCCGGACGATACAACCGCACCGTGCCCAAGCCACGCCGATCCCAAAACCAAAGTTTCGATTCGGATTCGCCGTCCGAAAGCGTCCAACAAATTCGCAAGTGTTCCGTGCTGGGCGGGTCGGCAAGCAACATCAGGCCGGTCATGCGAGGTTCGATGACGAAGGCGTCACCGGATGAAAGGTGCAAAACAACGCGTTTCGCCAGCCGATCTACGCTGGTGATTGTCTGCTCACGGGCGCGACGCTGCATCGTTCGAACGGTCGGCGTGATGCTGATGGGCTTACAAGGACACCGACATTCCGAAACCGTGCGGATGATCTTTCCTGCGACGTGTGGACGAATTCCGCGAACCATCGTTTCGACTTCCGGCAATTCCGGCATGGTGTTTGAGTCCAAGTTTTCTGAAGGTCGGTCTTGTAAATCGTGGTCGTAATGAAATCAGCGATTCCGCGGATTTTACGGTCTCCACGTTTCATTACGATGTCACAGTTCCGGGAAAACAGGTTCTCTGGGAAACCGGTATCCATTTCACGGCCCACTTGACGCCGCCCGATTCCCGAGGGATGCTCGATCATAGACCAAACTCTCCAAGTTTGTCGTGTTCCGACAATTCGCTGCGCGATCTTGCGTCTGAGCCGCATTCTCTTGGAGAGAGAATCAACGTATGAATCGAAATGTCGCCGACGTGCGGAGTTTCCGCTCGACCAATTTTCCCCGATGGGAGTGGAGAATGTTCAAAATTCAGCAAGCAAAACCGCGACCCCAACTTGGGACGATTCGCGGTGGAAACACCGTTTTGACCGTCCTGGGAACGGTTGCGGCGTTTTCGGTCGTTCTCGGAGCGGCTTGGTTCGTGATGGCTCCCAGCAAGCCAGTCGTCACACAAGTGCAACCGAGCAACACCGACGAATCAAAACCAATGGCTTCGGAAGTGATTCCAGCCACCCGACAATCGACACCGGATGTCCCAGCCGAACCAGTGAGTCAACCGGTTGCGGTCGTTGAAACCGAAGTACCCGCCGAGGTCAAACCGCAAGCACCGACTGCTGCCGAGCAAGTTGAAGCTCATTTGGCCGCCGGTGAGTTCGGATTGGCCACCGAGGTCGCTCAAACGATTGCCGAGATCAAGTCGCGAGACTTGCTACTGCGACGCATCGCGGACGTGCAACTTGAAGCGGGCGAATTCGCAGCCGCAGGCGATGCCATCGGACGCATCACCCTGCCACAAGTTCGAGGCCAAGCGGAAACCGCTCGGCAAACCGAACAAACTTTGGCCGGTGGTGGTTCGCAGGCGAACTTCAGCGAAATCTTGCAGTTGATCCAAACCGCGACTTCCGGCCCCTGGGCACCAGACGATCCCGAAAAAACCGTCACACCATTCGGTATGGTTTCCGGCGGGATTTCTGTCGATCCGCTCGGTCAGCTCGCGTTGGTCAGCAAGGCCGACACGAATAACCGGTTGGCTCAGATTGGTCGTCGCGCTCGCCGTGCCGATTTGAACGACGACATGGCTCAAGCCAGCAACTTGCGAATCGTTTCGCTGAAGCGTTTGGAACGCGAAGTGGCGGGGCGTTTGAACCGCTCGGAGCCTGTTCTCAAGACGATGCAACACTTGGCCGGTTTGTCCCGGGTTCAGTTTGTGTTTGTCGATTCCAAAAACCAGGATGTTCTCATCGGTGGCCCAGCTGAGGCGTGGGAATACGATCAACTCGGCCGACCGGTCGGTGTCGATTCCGGTCGACCGATGATGCATCTCGACGACTTGGTTACGGTTCTTCGTGTGTTCTCGCCAGCGGGCAGCAGCATTTTTCGATGCTCGATCGATCCGCGAGCGGAAGGCATGCAAAAGCTCAAGGAAGTTGTGGAACGGTCCAACGCACGGGGTTCACTCTCGGCAGGTGCCGGTACACGCAGCTTCGTTCGCAAGTGTGGCGAAGCCCTCGGCCAGCAAGATGCTGTCTTCGCAGGTGTGCCAGACAACTCTCGCGTGGCTCGCGTGATGTTGGAAGCCGACTACAAGATGAAGCTCATCGGAATCGATAAGTTGGACGCTGGCTCGCAGATTCCATCGTTCTTCGATCTGCTCGACGCCAAGACCGTCAAGCAAAATCCCCCATCACTGGATGCTTTGCGATGGTGGCTGACGATGAAATACGATTCCGTCTTGCACGATCCAAATCGTCAAGTTTTTGAAATCCAAGGCTCGTCCGTGTTGTGCCGATCCGAAAATGAACTCGTGACCGCGACGGGCGAACGAATTCACACGGGTGAATCAACGACGACGAACTCTCAGTTCGCTCAAAAATTCACGGCCAACTATTCGGAACTCGCTCAACGGGAGCCAGTTTTCGCGGACCTGCAAAACATCTTCGACTTGGCATTGGTCGCTGCTCTGGTTCAGCATGAGAACTTGGTGAGCTACCCCCAAGGCTACGGTGTGTTTGCACCCAACGGCCAATACCAGCCGGAAGAATTCGCCGTGCCGAAAACCGTCGATACGGTCGTTAATCACCGAGTGTACGGCGGACGTGATGTGATCGTCCAGGTCGCTGGCGGTGTGCGAGCAGACTTGGCATCGGTTCTTCGTGACCAATCGGTCTACCGAGTCGCCGAGCGACTCAGCGGCATGACTTCCAAAGTCGACACCAACGCCATTCCTGACGGTCGATGGTGGTGGGACGCGAAGTAGTTGATCAATTGATGCAATAAACGAAGAACGCCTCTGGAGATTCCAGAGGCGTTCTTTTTTGATCGAGCTGAATTGCAGTCGATTACAGCGAGCGAAGATTGTATGCCTTGCGATACCATGAGTTGAACATGTAACCCTTCATGTTCCAGTCGACTCGTTCGGGCATGGCTTCACCGGCGGAATCGACGGCTCTTGCGTAAACAATGCCGCGAATGCTACGAACCGGGATTTCCAGTTTCCACAAAGACCATACATACGGGTCCGGTTCCCGCTCGAATTTGGCCACCTGCCAGGACCTTCCGCCGTTGACGGAAACTTCCACTCGCTTCAGTGTTCGGCCATTTCCGGGCGGCAATGCGTATCCCGTGACCTCCATCAACTCTTGCGTGTCGGTGGAACGAGATGCGATCCGAGCAATGCCGCAGTTCATCGGATAGCGGTACAGTGGGCCCGCTTCTGCCCATGCGGTTGGCGTGTTCTCTTCGACCAGTTTGTAAGCGTCCTGGACGTAATGATTCGGCATGGTCCGATTGCTAACCACGATCTTGCCCAACCATTTCACACTACGAGCGCCGATGTAGCCCGGCACAACCGTGCGAAGCGGATACCCGTGATCTGGCGTGAGCGGCAAGCCATTCATTTTGTGAGTGAGCAGCGCGCCCGGCATGGCTTCGGTGTCGTCCATCGCTTTCGACAACGGAATTGATCCGCCGAAACCGATGGTCTTGCCTTTTTTCTTGATCTCATCAAGACCTTCGAACCAGACGTGTTTGGCGTCGGGTTGCACGCCAACGGCCTTGAGAACTTCGGACAACGGAATTCCCGTCCATGAGGCATTTCCAATCGCCTGCGATTGCCATTGTACGCCGTCGACGGCACGGACCGCACTGTGTTCGTTTCGTCGATTCCCGGCACAGGTCATTGAAGCAATCACCGTCTTGGACGGGTACTTGTCCATCAACTCTTTGAGCGAAATCTCGCCGGGGTGATTCACCATCCCTTCGATTTTCAAACGGAACTGATCCGCATCAATTTGTGGCGACGCCGCATGACTTCGAACGTAGAAGAACTTCTCTGGCGTGATCCACGTCTTGACCAACTCTTCGATCGGCGGTTCCGCGTTGGGCGGCACTTCCGTGTGATAGATGAGCCCACCGCCGGCCGATTCCTTCGAGTCTGCCCACGTCGGACACAACCCGTTTCCAATCGCAGCGGCGGCCAGGAAACCCTGCCCAGCGGTTCGCAAGAATTGACGGCGATTCGGCTGAATTTGCATTGGCGAGCTTTCCATTTCTGCAGGAGAAAAATTCAAGTCTCAAAGATCGTCGTTTGACTCGTGTTCATCGTCCGCAGTCGCCGAAGGGGTTTCCGCACTGTTGCGACGGAACACCGCGCAAACGTCTGCAATCGGGACCACGAATAGCACGTTGTCCGGTTCCAAGTCGACAGGAATCGCGTTCTTGGGGTGGAACAGGACCTTGTCGTATTTTCGGATTGGAAAGTCCTCGTCACGATCAATTTGCACGCTAATTTCGACAATTCGACCGGTAATCGTGGGGATCTCCGCGTCATCGGGGAGAACAATGCCCCCTTTGGTGGTTTGCTTCGCTTCGTCTTTACGGATCAGAACGCGATTCCCCAATGGTTCGACAAATTCCGTCAACGTTGTTCCCTTCGATTTTGATTGACTAATGTCACTTCGATTATCTGAACGCAAAAAATTACGCTTGGCTCGCGACTTGCCGGACCGCTTTCACCATTCCGGCCGCAAACTCTCCGACCTCGCGAATGACATCGTCTCGACTCGTGAATTTGTCGCTCAGTTTTTCCAAGTACCGCACGATTCTTGAGCCAACGATCACACCGTCCGCATGCCCTCGGAGAATGTCAACTTGCTCAGGGCCGCTCACACCAAAACCAACCGCCAACGGCAGATCCGTTTTCTCACGCAACCGATCGAGATGCTCGGTCAGCTCCGGTGGAAGTTGATCGCGTGCCCCTGTGGTGCCAGCAATGGAAATGCAATACAGGAAGCCGCTCGCTGCCTCGATGATCTTCTCAGCACGGTGGACCGGCGTAGTGGGTGCGATCAGTTGCACCAAATCCAAGCCGTGTTGACGGGTTCGTTCGGCGAACTCGCTTGCTTCATCACCGGGTAAGTCTGGGACGATCAACCCTGCAAACCCGGCGGACTTGGCATCGGCGAGAAACCGTTCCACACCTACCCGAAAAACGAGCGAATAAGCAACCATTGCCACCAACGGAGCTGATCCATTTTTGGTTTGCGCGGAGACCATGTCGAAGATGTCACCGACACGAATACCCTTTTGGAGTGCTCGCGTGTACGAGGCTTGGATCACCGGACCGTCCGCTATCGGATCGCTGTACGGAAAGCCGACTTCGATCAAATCTACCTTTTGACGGGAAAGTTCTTGAATCAATTCTCCCGTCATTTGGATGTCGGGATCACCGGCCGTCACAAACGGCATGAACGCCATGCGTCCCTCGGATCGCGTTGTTTCGAAGACCTGGCTGATCGCTGAAGATGACACGAATTGATCTCTCGCTGGAAACAAATAGAAGCAGATGCAAACGAGTTTCGGACGACGCTAAATTTCTTGTCCCAAGACGCGGGCCACTTCTTGTACGTCTTTGTCACCTCGACCCGAGAGACAAATCACGACGTTCTCACTGCCCGATCGTTGGTCTTTGGTCGCCAAGAGATGCGCGATTGCATGAGAACTTTCGAGCGCGGGAAGAATCCCTTCGAGAGTTGCCATCGTTCGGAACGCATCAAGGGCGGCATCATCGGAAACGCTCAGGTATTGGACTCGTCCGGCATCTTTCCAATAGCTGTGCTCCGGGCCCACACCGGGGTAGTCCAGACCGGCGGAAACGGAATGAACATCGAGTGTTTGACCGTCATCGTCTTGGAGCACGTAACTGTAACTTCCGTGCAGGACACCTTTCTCCCCATGCGACAACGAAGCTGCATGGTCTCCCGCGTTCGGTCCACGACCGCCGGGCTCGATTCCGGTGAGTTTGACGTCGTCATCAATGAATGGGTAGAACATGCCCGCTGCGTTCGAACCGCCACCGACACAGGCGACGATCTCATCCGGCAACTTGCCGAACGCCGCCTCACATTGCTTTTTCGCTTCTTTGCCGATGACCGATTGGAAGTCCCGAACGATCAACGGAAACGGATGCGGACCAACCACGGAACCCAGGATGTAATGGGTGTTTTCGACGGTGGCCATCCAATCTCGCATGGCTTCGTTGGTGGCATCTCGTAGGGTTCGCGAACCGGACGTGACCGGCCGAACTTCTGCTCCCATGGTTTTCATTTTGAAGACGTTCAACCGTTGACGTCGAATGTCTTCCTCACCCATGAAAACACAACACTCAAGCCCGAATCGGGCACACGCGGTCGCGGTCGCTACACCGTGCTGGCCGGCACCGGTTTCTGCGATGACACGTTTTTTGCCCATCCGCAAACACAACAACGCCTGGCCCAAACTGTTGTTGATCTTGTGTGCACCGGTATGATTGAGGTCTTCCCGTTTGAGGTAGACGTTGCAACCGGCTTGCTCGCTCAACCGCTCCGCGTGGTACAGCGGATTCGGCCGCCCCACGTAATTCATCAGCAAGTCATCCAACTGCCGATTGAATTCAGGATCTGCTTTCGCGGAGGCGTAAGCTTCCGTCAGTTCCTCAAGGGCGTGCATCAGCGTCTCGGGAACGAAACGCCGACCGAATTCACCGAATCGCCCAGCGGCATCGGGCACTTGGCTGAGGGGAACGCTACTTGTGGACATGAATAAACCGTTTGGGGCAAATTGCAGAAACGTCAAATTCCAATTGTTTGATCGTCCGATTCTAGGCGGAAGATGTGAAAACGCCAAGCAACTCAATCCGGATGACGAGAATTCCTAACGTAATTTGTTGAAGAAGCGTCTAGAATCCGTTTACTCGTCGAAGAGCACTTTCCCAAATCCAAAAGAAGACTGATATGTGGTTCACCGAAACGGCTTGGCCGCCGATTATGATTGCCGCCACCATTGGGGTTGCGTTTCTACTGAAGTGGTATTCCGTGCAGAGACCCATCTATCTGATCACCGGTGGCCTGTTTTTGGTGAGTTGTCTGGTTATCTACGGGGTCGAATTGTCTGTTGTCACGGAAGGGGAGGTTGTCGAGGGACATGTCCAAGGTTTGACGGGAGCCGTCGTTGACGGCGACATTGAGAAGGCTCAATCGTATTTTGCGGACAACCCTTACGGCACAGCAATCAAGATTGCGCTCGATCGATTGCTGTCGAGTTACGACATCGAGAACGATTTGGCCATCACCGATTTCTATGTGACGACGGATGAACAGGAGAAAGAGGCCGTGGCCCATTTTCGTGCGAACGGTTCTGTCGGTGGTCGTGGTGAAGTCGCGATGCGGAGCGGTCCGACACGTTGGGAACTGACGTGGGAAAAGCAATCCGACGGCCAATGGAAGGTTGTCCAAGTCCAGCAACTCAACCCGGTCGATGGCACGCGTGTCGGTTGGTTCGACCGGTATATTCGTTAATGCATGATGATACGCTCCACCGTCGTGAATTGATTGTGAGAATACACTCGCCGCGGCTGTGGTATTCATCTTGCAGCGATATTGGTCTCCGCATAAAACTCGATTGTTAGAGCCGATCGACGTGGATTCAATGGACGAGTGAGATTGCCGGATGACGAATTCATCCCGACAGCCAAACGCGAATGGAAAACCGTTTCTTGGGCTGCACTTGCGGTGCTGCAACGTCTACACCCGTATCTACATCAATGCCCAAAAGGATGCGTTCGCCGGTTGGTGTCCGCGGTGTGCACGTCCCGTACGGGTGGAGATCAGCAACGATGGGAGTGGTTCCAACTCGCGGATGTTCTCCGCCGGTTGATTCCATCAACGTGCACGACGGTCGTAGACTTTCTTGCCATCCAGCCAAGTTTGCTCAACCTGCGTGTCACGGATGTCGTCAGCAGAACACGTGAGCAAGTTGCGATCGACGAGGATAAAGTCCGCCCGCTTGCCGACTTCGAGGGAACCGATTTCTTCCTCTGCTCGCATCAACCAAGCGTTGTTGCTGGTGTAAAACCGGATCATCTGTTCGCGGCTCAGAGCTTGTTCGGGGTGGATCGGAGAGTCATGCCAACGGGCTTTTCGCGTGACGGCGACCCACATTCCCAGGAACGGGTTGTAGGGGTTCACGCTGCGGAGCGAACCGATTTTCTGCATGTGATCACTGCCACCACCAGCGATGACGTTCGCATCGAATAGACTCCGCAACGGAATAAAGTACGACAACCGTTCCGAACCAAATTGATTAACCAATGTGCGGGCATCGAGATACAACCACGCTGGCTGCAAGTCGACGCCAATGCCTAGTTTCGCAGCCATATCAATGGCCTTGCGACTCATGAAACTCGAATGTGTGATTGACGAGTGAGTTGGAGCAATCGGAATGTCGGCGTTCACCTTCTCGTAGGCATCCACCAACGCCTCCACAGCGGCGTCTCCCTGACAATGAGCCGTGAAGGCCAATCCACGTTTGGCACAGGCTCGCACAAGGGTTTCGAGTCGTTGCGATTCGATGTACCGCATACCTCGGTACGCTGGGTCTTCAATGCCGTAGATGGTGCTGATCCCCCATGGTCGACGAAAGAATGCACTCCCAGTCAGCATGCCGCCATCTTGAAAAACTTTGACACCAATCACGCCCAGCATCGGGTGGGGCTTCTGGAACAGCGGATCGGATGCGAATTCATCGAGACGTTTTTCGATCGCATCCAGCTTTCCGTTCGGACTCAGTCCGCGAGACATCCGCACGCGAACTGTCAGGCGGTCGGCTTGCCACAATCGTTCGTATTGTGTTCGTGAAGAGTCGTTACAGTTCCGGTCAATCACGCCAGTGATGCCGGAACGGTTGTAGTCGGAAAATAATTGCACGAGCCGATCATCACGGTCGGCTTCGGAAAGCCTTTTTCGATTGGAGTTTGCTTTCGATTTCAACACTGAAGAGAGCCGCCGCAGAATGCCGTTGGGTTCGCCCGTCTTCGGGTCGACCATCACGTTTTCCGGGTGCTCGGCTGCGAATTCCTTGTTGATCCCGTTTTCGGCAAGGGCCAACGAGTTTGCGCTCCCATCTGGACCCGTGCGGAAAACAACCGGGTGCTCGGGTGCGACGGAATCGAGTTCCCACCGCGTGGGGTACCTCTGTTCGCGAAGTCGAGTAATAAACACCTGTGATAACCGAATCCATTCGCCCTTCGGAACCACACGTGTTCGTTGCCGCACGTATGCGAGTACATCGGCGATGGTCTCGAACGTGGGGATCTCGTGATCGGCCTCGAATTGGCTTGCAGACACCGGGTGCGTGTGCGAGTCAATCAAACCAGGCAACACCATTCGACCATCAAGGTCAATCACCTTTGTCGATGGTTCAATTGCGGATTCGATGTCGTCATTGGTTCCCACGCCAATGATGCGGCCATCTCGCACAGCGAGCGCGTTGACGACTCGAAATTCATCATCAACGGTAACGATGCGCCCCCCACGAATGACCAAGTCGGCGGGTTCCGCCGACCAGACCGAGATGGGAAAGATCAGCGAGAGAAGAGTGATTCGAAACATCGCACACGAGGCCTTAAAGATGGGAGAGTGCAGCCATCAACGTAGACTAATGCGTTGAAAGGCAATGAACAACTCAGCACACCTGCGAAGTCGTCAACGTCGGCTCGATATCTGCGGTTCCAACCTGAGTGTTCGTTCTTGCAGTGAGTCGGTGCAACATTCGGCTTGAGCCAACTTTGTTTTCACGCTATCTTCCGCCTCGCTCGACGACTGGGGGGCCGGACCGGCGAGCGACATGGAACATGGATTGGTTCCACCATGGTGCACCGCTGTCTTGAACAGTGGTCAACCGAAACTTCATGATGAAGGTGTCATTTGTGATTTCGGAATCGCAAGCAATCTCCCCACCCCCAGAATCCCTCCCTATGTCTGCCGACCGGCGGAAACGACTTCTCGTGGTTGATGGACAGGCCGAAACCACCGAGGTTCTACGCGCGATTTTCGAGCCACGCGGGATGGAAATTGACCGGGTTAAGGCGGAGACAAACCGCGTAAGCGGCAACGACCAAGAAGCCAACCTAATTGTGCTCCACGAACAGACCGATGCCTCATCGAAGTCTGATGACCAACGGTCCGCTGTGCCACGGGTGATCATCGGTCGCATGGAACGTTCGCAACCTCGACAGGCATCGAAGCCAACTCCGGAATCGGGTTCGTCAGAACGATACCTCTCGGAACCGTTCCACTATGGCGAGTTGGTTCAAGCCATTGAGGATCTGCTCGCGGACGCGGACACAGACCAACAACGGGCGGCTTAGGGACCAATCGGAGCGGATTGGGGCGATTGACGAATTCATCGGCAAATTCGTATTTTTCCCGCCCTTGCGCTGCGGTCATGGGGCCACCTTGGTACAGTTAGAGAGTCATTACATCCCCGAGATTGCTCAAAAGTTGTACAACATCAATGGGTCACCATGCATTGGGCCAGCATGGCTTCCGATCTCGGACTTGTCACACCGTGATGATTCGTAACACCGAAGAATTGCCGTTCGCATCCCCTAAGACGCGTATTGGGGTGCTGATCGCAACGTACCGAGGGATCGTGTCGTGACCAAAGCGACATTACTGGTTGTCCAAGGAGTCGACCAGGGGGCTCGATTTGAGGTTGGTCGTGAACCAATCGTGGTCGGTCGGGGCACCCGAAGTGGAATCCGCATTCTCGATACGGAAGTCTCGCGTTCGCACGCCCAATTCCTGTACGACGGGGAAAAGTGCGTGGTGGAGGATCTTGGCAGTTCCAATGGAACACTAGTTAACGGCACGCCGATCCGACGGAAGACACTACGAAACGGGGACCGTGTGCAGATCGGTCGCACACAACTGGCCTTCCGAGACACAACCGCTGACGAAAGTGCGTTCAAGGTCGATCTCCGCGCTGAGCCGGAACCGCAATCGAGTATCGTTTCGGAGTTGGAGCAGAATGCCGGAGACACATTGCTCCGGCAGGCACGCGGGTCAGACAGCCGAACGGTGGCTCGGTCGCTACAAAATCTGCGGACGCTCTACCGCATTAGCGAAGAAGCCGTTCAGTCTTCTATGTCGCTCAGTCAGTTGTTGCGGCGGATGCTCGATCTGACCTTGGAAGCCGTCGGAGCCGATCGCGGCTGTATTCTGCTCGACTCGCCCACTGAAAATGGGAAACTCGAGCCACAAGCCCTGAGTTACCGCTCGCAATCCGCTGATCCCAGTAGAATGCCGGTGTCCCGGAGTATTGTTGATTACGTGCTCCGCAAAGGTCAAAGCGTTCGCACCTCCGATGCCCGCCGCGATCGCCGTTTTCCACGTGGTGAAAGCATTGTCCGAGCCGGTATTCGTGAAGCCATGTGTGTGCCGGTTCCTGGTCATCATGCGACGCATGGTGTTGTCTACGTGGATATTACGTCGACGGACGAGCACGTT
This window encodes:
- a CDS encoding amidohydrolase, coding for MFRITLLSLIFPISVWSAEPADLVIRGGRIVTVDDEFRVVNALAVRDGRIIGVGTNDDIESAIEPSTKVIDLDGRMVLPGLIDSHTHPVSASQFEADHEIPTFETIADVLAYVRQRTRVVPKGEWIRLSQVFITRLREQRYPTRWELDSVAPEHPVVFRTGPDGSANSLALAENGINKEFAAEHPENVMVDPKTGEPNGILRRLSSVLKSKANSNRKRLSEADRDDRLVQLFSDYNRSGITGVIDRNCNDSSRTQYERLWQADRLTVRVRMSRGLSPNGKLDAIEKRLDEFASDPLFQKPHPMLGVIGVKVFQDGGMLTGSAFFRRPWGISTIYGIEDPAYRGMRYIESQRLETLVRACAKRGLAFTAHCQGDAAVEALVDAYEKVNADIPIAPTHSSITHSSFMSRKAIDMAAKLGIGVDLQPAWLYLDARTLVNQFGSERLSYFIPLRSLFDANVIAGGGSDHMQKIGSLRSVNPYNPFLGMWVAVTRKARWHDSPIHPEQALSREQMIRFYTSNNAWLMRAEEEIGSLEVGKRADFILVDRNLLTCSADDIRDTQVEQTWLDGKKVYDRRAR
- the trpB gene encoding tryptophan synthase subunit beta — protein: MSTSSVPLSQVPDAAGRFGEFGRRFVPETLMHALEELTEAYASAKADPEFNRQLDDLLMNYVGRPNPLYHAERLSEQAGCNVYLKREDLNHTGAHKINNSLGQALLCLRMGKKRVIAETGAGQHGVATATACARFGLECCVFMGEEDIRRQRLNVFKMKTMGAEVRPVTSGSRTLRDATNEAMRDWMATVENTHYILGSVVGPHPFPLIVRDFQSVIGKEAKKQCEAAFGKLPDEIVACVGGGSNAAGMFYPFIDDDVKLTGIEPGGRGPNAGDHAASLSHGEKGVLHGSYSYVLQDDDGQTLDVHSVSAGLDYPGVGPEHSYWKDAGRVQYLSVSDDAALDAFRTMATLEGILPALESSHAIAHLLATKDQRSGSENVVICLSGRGDKDVQEVARVLGQEI
- a CDS encoding ATP-binding protein, translated to MTKATLLVVQGVDQGARFEVGREPIVVGRGTRSGIRILDTEVSRSHAQFLYDGEKCVVEDLGSSNGTLVNGTPIRRKTLRNGDRVQIGRTQLAFRDTTADESAFKVDLRAEPEPQSSIVSELEQNAGDTLLRQARGSDSRTVARSLQNLRTLYRISEEAVQSSMSLSQLLRRMLDLTLEAVGADRGCILLDSPTENGKLEPQALSYRSQSADPSRMPVSRSIVDYVLRKGQSVRTSDARRDRRFPRGESIVRAGIREAMCVPVPGHHATHGVVYVDITSTDEHVLYDDGDQFSEDQLRLLAAVGRQVALTVENNRYQTALLKAERLGAMGQTIAMLSHHIKNILQGVRGGSYLIDTGLNDHNEDLVRKGWGIVEKNQNKIYHLVMDMLTFSKDRQPALELANVNETVADVLELMQARADEVGVKFDVHLDESLPNAMFDAEGIHRAVLNIVINAIDAVEDRPGAAIRVQTGFDADSESVFIAIADNGPGIPADQLEKIFQLFESTKGSRGTGLGLAVSQKILREHGGEITVQSKPNEGCQFVLAWPRLDDEDRNEDGLATIG